A single region of the Malaclemys terrapin pileata isolate rMalTer1 chromosome 4, rMalTer1.hap1, whole genome shotgun sequence genome encodes:
- the CSDE1 gene encoding cold shock domain-containing protein E1 isoform X1: protein MENHYTVSSDPLPPPAAPLPSLLLPFSSSSTSSGSKKQKRTPLYQRSMSFDPNLLHNNGHNGYPNGTSAALRETGVIEKLLTSYGFIQCSERQARLFFHCSQYNGNLQELKVGDDVEFEVSSDRRTGKPIAVKLVKIKPEILPEERINGQVVCAVPHNLESKSPAAPGQSPTGSVCYERNGEVFYLTYTPEDVDGNVQLETGDKINFVIDTNKHTGAVSARNIMLLKKKQARCQGVVCAMKEAFGFIERGDVVKEIFFHYSEFKGDLEALQPGDDVEFTIKDRNGKEVATDVRLLPQGTVIFEDISIEHFDGTVTKVIPKVPNKNQNDPLPGRIKVEFVIPKELPFGDKDTKSKVTLLEGDHVRFNISTDRRDKLERATNIEVLHNTFQFTTEAREMGVIAAMRDGFGFIKCVDRDARMFFHFSEILDGNQLHISDEVEFTVVPDMLSAQRNHAIRIKKLPKGTVSFHSQSDHRFVGTIEKEATPAKATSPNKSKEKEAEEGIIAYDDCGEKLTVPYQAKDVEGSTNPQIGDKVEFSVCEVKRTGSQTAVSVRMLGRNYSSKRLVGYVATLKDNFGFIETANHDKEIFFHYSEFSGDVDSLELGDMVEYSLSKGKGNKVSAEKVNKTHAVNGATEEADPTVYTGKVIRPLRSVDPTQTEYQGMIEVMEDGEMKGEVYPFGIVGMANKGDCLQKGETVKFQLCVLGQNEQTMACNITPFRRATVECVKDQFGFINYEVGDSKKLFFHVKEVQDGVELQAGDEVEFSVILNQRTGKCSACNVWRVCEGAKAVAAPRPDRLVNRLKSITLDDASAPRLTVLRQPRGPDNSKGFGAERKIRQAGVID, encoded by the exons ATGGAGAACCATTATACTGTGTCATCAGatcctctcccccctcctgcagctccccttccttctcttcttttACCTTTCTCTTCATCTTCTACCTCATCTGGGTCTAAAAAGCAGAAGAGGACCCCCCTGTATCAGAGATCT ATGAGCTTTGATCCAAACCTTCTCCACAACAATGGACACAACGGGTACCCCAATGGTACTTCGGCAGCACTGCGTGAAACTGGGGTTATTGAAAAACTGCTGACCTCTTATGGATTCATTCAGTGTTCAGAACGGCAAGCTAGACTGTTCTTCCACTGTTCACAGTATAATGGCAACCTGCAGGAGCTTAAAGTAGGAG ATGATGTTGAATTTGAAGTATCTTCTGACCGCCGAACTGGAAAACCCATTGCTGTTAAATTGGTGAAGATAAAACCAGAAATTTTACCTGAAGAGCGAATAAATGGACAA GTTGTGTGCGCTGTTCCTCACAATTTAGAGAGTAAATCTCCAGCTGCCCCGGGTCAGAGTCCAACAGGGAGTGTATGCTACGAACGTAATGGG GAAGTGTTTTACCTAACTTACACCCCTGAGGATGTTGATGGAAATGTACAGCTGGAAACTGGAGATAAAATAAATTTTGTAATTGATACAAATAAACA TACTGGTGCTGTAAGTGCTCGTAACATTATGCTATTGAAAAAGAAACAAGCCCGCTGTCAAGGAGTAGTTTGTGCCATGAAG GAGGCCTTTGGATTTATTGAAAGGGGCGATGTCGTAAAGGAGATATTCTTTCACTATAGTGAATTTAAAGGTGACTTAGAAGCCTTACAGCCTGGTGATGATGTGGAGTTTACAATCAAAGACAGAAAT GGTAAAGAAGTCGCAACAGATGTAAGACTACTGCCTCAAGGAACTGTTATTTTTGAAGATATCAGCATTGAACATTTTGATGGGACTGTAACCAAAGTAATCCCAAAAGTACCCAACAAAAATCAG AATGACCCATTGCCTGGACGTATCAAAGTTGAATTTGTGATTCCGAAGGAACTTCCATTTGGAGACAAAGATACAAAATCCAAGGTGACACTACTGGAAGGTGACCATGTTAGATTCAACATTTCTACAGATCGACGTGACAAATTGGAACGAGCCACCAATATTGAAGTTCTTCACAATACTTTCCAGTTTACTACTGAAGCTAGAGAAATG ggtgtgattgcagcaaTGAGAGATGGCTTTGGTTTCATTAAATGTGTTGACCGGGATGCCCGCATGTTCTTTCACTTCAGTGAAATTCTGGATGGAAACCAGCTCCACATTTCAGATGAAGTAGAGTTTACTGTGGTTCCT GATATGTTGTCTGCCCAAAGAAATCATGCTATAAGGATTAAGAAGCTTCCTAAGGGCACAGTTTCATTCCACAGCCAGTCAGATCACCGCTTTGTGGGCACTATAGAAAAAGAAGCCACTCCTGCCAAAGCCACTAGCCcaaataaaagcaaagaaaag GAAGCTGAAGAGGGAATAATCGCATATGATGATTGTGGAGAGAAACTGACTGTTCCTTATCAGGCAAAGGATGTGGAAGGATCTACTAACCCTCAGATAGGAGATAAG GTTGAATTCAGTGTTTGTGAAGTGAAGAGAACAGGTTCACAGACAGCAGTTTCTGTCAGAATGCTTGGTCGCAACTACAGCTCCAAGAGGCTTGTGGGGTATGTGGCAACCCTGAAAGATAACTTTGGATTTATTGAAACGGCCAATCATGATAAGGAGATCTTCTTCCATTACAG TGAATTCTCTGGTGATGTCGATAGCCTGGAACTTGGGGACATGGTGGAATACAGCTTGTCAaaaggcaaaggaaataaagtcagtgCAGAAAAGGTGAACAAAACACATGCAG TGAATGGTGCTACTGAGGAAGCTGATCCAACTGTCTACACGGGTAAAGTAATTCGTCCCCTGCGGAGTGTAGATCCCACACAGACTGAATACCAGGGAATGATTGAGGTCATGGAGGATG GGGAGATGAAAGGAGAGGTCTATCCATTTGGAATTGTGGGGATGGCAAACAAGGGCGATTGCCTGCAAAAGGGGGAGACAGTCAAGTTCCAGCTCTGCGTCCTTGGTCAGAATGAACAGACGATGGCTTGTAACATTACACCTTTCCGCAGAGCCACTGTGGAATGTGTGAAAGATCAG TTTGGATTCATTAACTATGAAGTGGGTGACAGCAAAAAGCTCTTTTTTCATGTGAAAGAAGTTCAAGATGGTGTGGAGCTGCAGGCTGGAGATGAAGTAGAGTTCTCGGTGATCCTGAATCAGCGCACAGGGAAATGCAGTGCCTGTAACGTATGGCGTGTCTG TGAAGGCGCAAAGGCTGTTGCTGCTCCGCGTCCTGATAGACTTGTTAATCGTTTAAAGAGCATTACTTTAGATGATGCCAGTGCTCCTCGCCTAACAGTTCTTCGTCAACCAAGGGGACCGGATAACTCAAAG
- the CSDE1 gene encoding cold shock domain-containing protein E1 isoform X2 — translation MENHYTVSSDPLPPPAAPLPSLLLPFSSSSTSSGSKKQKRTPLYQRSMSFDPNLLHNNGHNGYPNGTSAALRETGVIEKLLTSYGFIQCSERQARLFFHCSQYNGNLQELKVGDDVEFEVSSDRRTGKPIAVKLVKIKPEILPEERINGQEVFYLTYTPEDVDGNVQLETGDKINFVIDTNKHTGAVSARNIMLLKKKQARCQGVVCAMKEAFGFIERGDVVKEIFFHYSEFKGDLEALQPGDDVEFTIKDRNGKEVATDVRLLPQGTVIFEDISIEHFDGTVTKVIPKVPNKNQNDPLPGRIKVEFVIPKELPFGDKDTKSKVTLLEGDHVRFNISTDRRDKLERATNIEVLHNTFQFTTEAREMGVIAAMRDGFGFIKCVDRDARMFFHFSEILDGNQLHISDEVEFTVVPDMLSAQRNHAIRIKKLPKGTVSFHSQSDHRFVGTIEKEATPAKATSPNKSKEKEAEEGIIAYDDCGEKLTVPYQAKDVEGSTNPQIGDKVEFSVCEVKRTGSQTAVSVRMLGRNYSSKRLVGYVATLKDNFGFIETANHDKEIFFHYSEFSGDVDSLELGDMVEYSLSKGKGNKVSAEKVNKTHAVNGATEEADPTVYTGKVIRPLRSVDPTQTEYQGMIEVMEDGEMKGEVYPFGIVGMANKGDCLQKGETVKFQLCVLGQNEQTMACNITPFRRATVECVKDQFGFINYEVGDSKKLFFHVKEVQDGVELQAGDEVEFSVILNQRTGKCSACNVWRVCEGAKAVAAPRPDRLVNRLKSITLDDASAPRLTVLRQPRGPDNSKGFGAERKIRQAGVID, via the exons ATGGAGAACCATTATACTGTGTCATCAGatcctctcccccctcctgcagctccccttccttctcttcttttACCTTTCTCTTCATCTTCTACCTCATCTGGGTCTAAAAAGCAGAAGAGGACCCCCCTGTATCAGAGATCT ATGAGCTTTGATCCAAACCTTCTCCACAACAATGGACACAACGGGTACCCCAATGGTACTTCGGCAGCACTGCGTGAAACTGGGGTTATTGAAAAACTGCTGACCTCTTATGGATTCATTCAGTGTTCAGAACGGCAAGCTAGACTGTTCTTCCACTGTTCACAGTATAATGGCAACCTGCAGGAGCTTAAAGTAGGAG ATGATGTTGAATTTGAAGTATCTTCTGACCGCCGAACTGGAAAACCCATTGCTGTTAAATTGGTGAAGATAAAACCAGAAATTTTACCTGAAGAGCGAATAAATGGACAA GAAGTGTTTTACCTAACTTACACCCCTGAGGATGTTGATGGAAATGTACAGCTGGAAACTGGAGATAAAATAAATTTTGTAATTGATACAAATAAACA TACTGGTGCTGTAAGTGCTCGTAACATTATGCTATTGAAAAAGAAACAAGCCCGCTGTCAAGGAGTAGTTTGTGCCATGAAG GAGGCCTTTGGATTTATTGAAAGGGGCGATGTCGTAAAGGAGATATTCTTTCACTATAGTGAATTTAAAGGTGACTTAGAAGCCTTACAGCCTGGTGATGATGTGGAGTTTACAATCAAAGACAGAAAT GGTAAAGAAGTCGCAACAGATGTAAGACTACTGCCTCAAGGAACTGTTATTTTTGAAGATATCAGCATTGAACATTTTGATGGGACTGTAACCAAAGTAATCCCAAAAGTACCCAACAAAAATCAG AATGACCCATTGCCTGGACGTATCAAAGTTGAATTTGTGATTCCGAAGGAACTTCCATTTGGAGACAAAGATACAAAATCCAAGGTGACACTACTGGAAGGTGACCATGTTAGATTCAACATTTCTACAGATCGACGTGACAAATTGGAACGAGCCACCAATATTGAAGTTCTTCACAATACTTTCCAGTTTACTACTGAAGCTAGAGAAATG ggtgtgattgcagcaaTGAGAGATGGCTTTGGTTTCATTAAATGTGTTGACCGGGATGCCCGCATGTTCTTTCACTTCAGTGAAATTCTGGATGGAAACCAGCTCCACATTTCAGATGAAGTAGAGTTTACTGTGGTTCCT GATATGTTGTCTGCCCAAAGAAATCATGCTATAAGGATTAAGAAGCTTCCTAAGGGCACAGTTTCATTCCACAGCCAGTCAGATCACCGCTTTGTGGGCACTATAGAAAAAGAAGCCACTCCTGCCAAAGCCACTAGCCcaaataaaagcaaagaaaag GAAGCTGAAGAGGGAATAATCGCATATGATGATTGTGGAGAGAAACTGACTGTTCCTTATCAGGCAAAGGATGTGGAAGGATCTACTAACCCTCAGATAGGAGATAAG GTTGAATTCAGTGTTTGTGAAGTGAAGAGAACAGGTTCACAGACAGCAGTTTCTGTCAGAATGCTTGGTCGCAACTACAGCTCCAAGAGGCTTGTGGGGTATGTGGCAACCCTGAAAGATAACTTTGGATTTATTGAAACGGCCAATCATGATAAGGAGATCTTCTTCCATTACAG TGAATTCTCTGGTGATGTCGATAGCCTGGAACTTGGGGACATGGTGGAATACAGCTTGTCAaaaggcaaaggaaataaagtcagtgCAGAAAAGGTGAACAAAACACATGCAG TGAATGGTGCTACTGAGGAAGCTGATCCAACTGTCTACACGGGTAAAGTAATTCGTCCCCTGCGGAGTGTAGATCCCACACAGACTGAATACCAGGGAATGATTGAGGTCATGGAGGATG GGGAGATGAAAGGAGAGGTCTATCCATTTGGAATTGTGGGGATGGCAAACAAGGGCGATTGCCTGCAAAAGGGGGAGACAGTCAAGTTCCAGCTCTGCGTCCTTGGTCAGAATGAACAGACGATGGCTTGTAACATTACACCTTTCCGCAGAGCCACTGTGGAATGTGTGAAAGATCAG TTTGGATTCATTAACTATGAAGTGGGTGACAGCAAAAAGCTCTTTTTTCATGTGAAAGAAGTTCAAGATGGTGTGGAGCTGCAGGCTGGAGATGAAGTAGAGTTCTCGGTGATCCTGAATCAGCGCACAGGGAAATGCAGTGCCTGTAACGTATGGCGTGTCTG TGAAGGCGCAAAGGCTGTTGCTGCTCCGCGTCCTGATAGACTTGTTAATCGTTTAAAGAGCATTACTTTAGATGATGCCAGTGCTCCTCGCCTAACAGTTCTTCGTCAACCAAGGGGACCGGATAACTCAAAG
- the CSDE1 gene encoding cold shock domain-containing protein E1 isoform X3, protein MSFDPNLLHNNGHNGYPNGTSAALRETGVIEKLLTSYGFIQCSERQARLFFHCSQYNGNLQELKVGDDVEFEVSSDRRTGKPIAVKLVKIKPEILPEERINGQVVCAVPHNLESKSPAAPGQSPTGSVCYERNGEVFYLTYTPEDVDGNVQLETGDKINFVIDTNKHTGAVSARNIMLLKKKQARCQGVVCAMKEAFGFIERGDVVKEIFFHYSEFKGDLEALQPGDDVEFTIKDRNGKEVATDVRLLPQGTVIFEDISIEHFDGTVTKVIPKVPNKNQNDPLPGRIKVEFVIPKELPFGDKDTKSKVTLLEGDHVRFNISTDRRDKLERATNIEVLHNTFQFTTEAREMGVIAAMRDGFGFIKCVDRDARMFFHFSEILDGNQLHISDEVEFTVVPDMLSAQRNHAIRIKKLPKGTVSFHSQSDHRFVGTIEKEATPAKATSPNKSKEKEAEEGIIAYDDCGEKLTVPYQAKDVEGSTNPQIGDKVEFSVCEVKRTGSQTAVSVRMLGRNYSSKRLVGYVATLKDNFGFIETANHDKEIFFHYSEFSGDVDSLELGDMVEYSLSKGKGNKVSAEKVNKTHAVNGATEEADPTVYTGKVIRPLRSVDPTQTEYQGMIEVMEDGEMKGEVYPFGIVGMANKGDCLQKGETVKFQLCVLGQNEQTMACNITPFRRATVECVKDQFGFINYEVGDSKKLFFHVKEVQDGVELQAGDEVEFSVILNQRTGKCSACNVWRVCEGAKAVAAPRPDRLVNRLKSITLDDASAPRLTVLRQPRGPDNSKGFGAERKIRQAGVID, encoded by the exons ATGAGCTTTGATCCAAACCTTCTCCACAACAATGGACACAACGGGTACCCCAATGGTACTTCGGCAGCACTGCGTGAAACTGGGGTTATTGAAAAACTGCTGACCTCTTATGGATTCATTCAGTGTTCAGAACGGCAAGCTAGACTGTTCTTCCACTGTTCACAGTATAATGGCAACCTGCAGGAGCTTAAAGTAGGAG ATGATGTTGAATTTGAAGTATCTTCTGACCGCCGAACTGGAAAACCCATTGCTGTTAAATTGGTGAAGATAAAACCAGAAATTTTACCTGAAGAGCGAATAAATGGACAA GTTGTGTGCGCTGTTCCTCACAATTTAGAGAGTAAATCTCCAGCTGCCCCGGGTCAGAGTCCAACAGGGAGTGTATGCTACGAACGTAATGGG GAAGTGTTTTACCTAACTTACACCCCTGAGGATGTTGATGGAAATGTACAGCTGGAAACTGGAGATAAAATAAATTTTGTAATTGATACAAATAAACA TACTGGTGCTGTAAGTGCTCGTAACATTATGCTATTGAAAAAGAAACAAGCCCGCTGTCAAGGAGTAGTTTGTGCCATGAAG GAGGCCTTTGGATTTATTGAAAGGGGCGATGTCGTAAAGGAGATATTCTTTCACTATAGTGAATTTAAAGGTGACTTAGAAGCCTTACAGCCTGGTGATGATGTGGAGTTTACAATCAAAGACAGAAAT GGTAAAGAAGTCGCAACAGATGTAAGACTACTGCCTCAAGGAACTGTTATTTTTGAAGATATCAGCATTGAACATTTTGATGGGACTGTAACCAAAGTAATCCCAAAAGTACCCAACAAAAATCAG AATGACCCATTGCCTGGACGTATCAAAGTTGAATTTGTGATTCCGAAGGAACTTCCATTTGGAGACAAAGATACAAAATCCAAGGTGACACTACTGGAAGGTGACCATGTTAGATTCAACATTTCTACAGATCGACGTGACAAATTGGAACGAGCCACCAATATTGAAGTTCTTCACAATACTTTCCAGTTTACTACTGAAGCTAGAGAAATG ggtgtgattgcagcaaTGAGAGATGGCTTTGGTTTCATTAAATGTGTTGACCGGGATGCCCGCATGTTCTTTCACTTCAGTGAAATTCTGGATGGAAACCAGCTCCACATTTCAGATGAAGTAGAGTTTACTGTGGTTCCT GATATGTTGTCTGCCCAAAGAAATCATGCTATAAGGATTAAGAAGCTTCCTAAGGGCACAGTTTCATTCCACAGCCAGTCAGATCACCGCTTTGTGGGCACTATAGAAAAAGAAGCCACTCCTGCCAAAGCCACTAGCCcaaataaaagcaaagaaaag GAAGCTGAAGAGGGAATAATCGCATATGATGATTGTGGAGAGAAACTGACTGTTCCTTATCAGGCAAAGGATGTGGAAGGATCTACTAACCCTCAGATAGGAGATAAG GTTGAATTCAGTGTTTGTGAAGTGAAGAGAACAGGTTCACAGACAGCAGTTTCTGTCAGAATGCTTGGTCGCAACTACAGCTCCAAGAGGCTTGTGGGGTATGTGGCAACCCTGAAAGATAACTTTGGATTTATTGAAACGGCCAATCATGATAAGGAGATCTTCTTCCATTACAG TGAATTCTCTGGTGATGTCGATAGCCTGGAACTTGGGGACATGGTGGAATACAGCTTGTCAaaaggcaaaggaaataaagtcagtgCAGAAAAGGTGAACAAAACACATGCAG TGAATGGTGCTACTGAGGAAGCTGATCCAACTGTCTACACGGGTAAAGTAATTCGTCCCCTGCGGAGTGTAGATCCCACACAGACTGAATACCAGGGAATGATTGAGGTCATGGAGGATG GGGAGATGAAAGGAGAGGTCTATCCATTTGGAATTGTGGGGATGGCAAACAAGGGCGATTGCCTGCAAAAGGGGGAGACAGTCAAGTTCCAGCTCTGCGTCCTTGGTCAGAATGAACAGACGATGGCTTGTAACATTACACCTTTCCGCAGAGCCACTGTGGAATGTGTGAAAGATCAG TTTGGATTCATTAACTATGAAGTGGGTGACAGCAAAAAGCTCTTTTTTCATGTGAAAGAAGTTCAAGATGGTGTGGAGCTGCAGGCTGGAGATGAAGTAGAGTTCTCGGTGATCCTGAATCAGCGCACAGGGAAATGCAGTGCCTGTAACGTATGGCGTGTCTG TGAAGGCGCAAAGGCTGTTGCTGCTCCGCGTCCTGATAGACTTGTTAATCGTTTAAAGAGCATTACTTTAGATGATGCCAGTGCTCCTCGCCTAACAGTTCTTCGTCAACCAAGGGGACCGGATAACTCAAAG